The following proteins are co-located in the Moraxella nasovis genome:
- a CDS encoding bifunctional folylpolyglutamate synthase/dihydrofolate synthase: MTTTRTLSQWLDYMASIHVSAIDMGLQRVLPVAKHLGILKENLDPKPYIFTVAGTNGKGSTTATIAQICQAAELKTALYQSPHLVSFTERVKINGVEVDEDTLTCAFEKVEQARIQCGLSLSFFEMTTLASFVIFKQANCDVWVLEIGLGGRLDVVNIIDPDVAVITNIGIDHTDWLGSDIQNIAEEKAGIIRHGIPVVIGADVPSRVHDIAMQNAATVYQLGQDYDYHHDGLSDVWQYACGSRTLNLPMPKLSVQNAATAISSVLVSNLAINEKHIAQAMRQVQLAGRFDRRMIKNRQWLFDVAHNEHGMTFFLSQFIPYWRDYQHTHPDARLHIIFSMLGDKDVAKVLDLMQAHIHGGDFRVDTWHTAAILHNRAMPLQNVLKLMDTHLTDANIVSYATLSDAATGVIQATCEQDLILCFGSFHTIGETLMALLDIRFNEN; this comes from the coding sequence ATGACAACTACGAGAACTTTAAGCCAGTGGCTTGACTACATGGCAAGCATTCATGTTTCTGCCATTGACATGGGACTTCAAAGAGTACTGCCCGTTGCCAAGCACTTAGGTATTTTAAAAGAAAATCTAGACCCAAAACCGTATATTTTTACAGTAGCAGGCACAAATGGCAAGGGATCAACGACTGCCACCATCGCCCAAATTTGTCAGGCAGCGGAACTAAAAACAGCGTTATATCAGTCGCCGCATTTGGTGTCATTTACCGAGCGTGTGAAGATTAATGGCGTGGAAGTGGACGAAGATACGCTGACTTGCGCCTTTGAGAAAGTGGAGCAAGCCAGAATACAGTGCGGTTTATCCTTATCGTTCTTTGAAATGACAACTTTGGCAAGCTTTGTGATTTTTAAGCAGGCAAATTGCGATGTGTGGGTGCTTGAGATTGGGCTTGGTGGGCGGCTTGATGTCGTTAATATCATCGATCCTGATGTAGCGGTGATTACAAATATCGGTATCGATCATACAGATTGGCTTGGTAGTGATATCCAAAACATCGCAGAAGAAAAAGCTGGTATTATCCGTCATGGCATCCCTGTGGTGATTGGTGCAGATGTGCCAAGTCGCGTGCATGACATCGCCATGCAAAATGCCGCCACCGTATATCAGCTTGGGCAAGATTATGATTATCATCATGATGGATTAAGTGATGTTTGGCAATATGCTTGTGGCAGTAGAACGCTTAATTTACCCATGCCCAAGCTGTCGGTACAAAATGCCGCTACAGCCATCAGTAGTGTCTTGGTAAGCAATCTAGCCATTAATGAGAAGCACATCGCCCAAGCGATGAGACAGGTGCAGTTGGCAGGGCGGTTTGATAGACGTATGATTAAAAATCGCCAATGGCTGTTTGATGTTGCACATAATGAACACGGCATGACATTTTTTTTATCGCAATTTATCCCTTATTGGCGAGATTATCAGCACACCCACCCAGACGCACGCTTACACATCATTTTTTCTATGCTTGGCGATAAAGACGTGGCTAAGGTGTTAGATTTAATGCAAGCTCATATCCATGGTGGTGATTTTAGGGTGGATACTTGGCATACTGCTGCTATCTTGCACAATCGAGCGATGCCTTTACAAAATGTACTAAAGCTGATGGATACGCATTTGACAGATGCTAATATCGTTTCGTACGCAACGTTATCTGATGCAGCGACAGGCGTTATTCAGGCGACTTGTGAGCAGGATTTGATTTTATGTTTTGGGTCGTTTCATACAATTGGCGAGACGTTAATGGCATTGCTTGATATTCGATTTAATGAAAATTAA
- a CDS encoding LysM peptidoglycan-binding domain-containing protein, producing MISKQVVLGLVLIVGGGVLAFALSQEGDHVPNKDVPAVKTEQTIVRPVVEPLTADAETEKRVLAERQKQREKREALIELETNALLSEQERARVEALAKAKAETNGGVSVKSKEISVQSAEKSEVIAAPTVQTRPEVLAAAVRESQRAREQQKAEAQAQAKKDEAKKAETKQSEPKKTEPKKQDNLASDTNKSAKKDAQKTKAEQNSKPVQGKKYEVADGDNLTRIARQYGISVTALAEANNMRPSDALWLGRTIVIPSASQVNKLEEKAAKRRVQANKDKPIQNKPKPEKNTDKADKAQDKNKTKSTAIYSVQVALSPDKQKIDDVVREYRAAGYKVSTSQTSRGIRVLVDSKDSYDDANALRSKIAADDRVKSEGAFVKKMEK from the coding sequence ATGATTTCAAAGCAAGTGGTACTTGGGTTGGTTTTGATTGTAGGCGGTGGGGTGTTGGCATTCGCTCTTTCCCAAGAAGGCGACCACGTGCCAAATAAAGATGTGCCTGCCGTTAAGACAGAGCAGACAATCGTCCGTCCTGTGGTAGAGCCTTTGACCGCTGATGCTGAGACCGAGAAGCGAGTTCTAGCAGAGCGTCAAAAGCAGCGTGAAAAACGTGAAGCCCTTATTGAACTAGAAACGAACGCATTGCTAAGTGAACAAGAGCGTGCGCGTGTTGAGGCTTTGGCAAAGGCGAAAGCTGAAACAAATGGCGGCGTGTCAGTCAAATCTAAGGAAATCAGTGTCCAAAGTGCCGAAAAAAGTGAGGTAATCGCAGCCCCTACTGTGCAAACTCGCCCTGAAGTACTGGCAGCAGCAGTGCGTGAAAGTCAGCGTGCTCGTGAACAACAAAAAGCAGAGGCCCAAGCCCAAGCTAAAAAAGATGAGGCAAAAAAAGCTGAAACAAAGCAATCTGAGCCTAAAAAAACCGAACCTAAAAAGCAAGATAATCTAGCATCAGATACTAACAAATCAGCCAAGAAAGATGCTCAAAAAACCAAAGCAGAACAAAACTCTAAGCCAGTTCAAGGTAAAAAATATGAAGTAGCTGACGGTGATAACCTAACTCGGATAGCCCGTCAGTATGGCATTTCTGTCACCGCTTTGGCAGAAGCGAATAATATGCGTCCATCTGATGCCTTGTGGTTAGGTCGCACCATCGTTATTCCAAGTGCATCTCAAGTGAATAAATTGGAAGAAAAGGCAGCAAAACGCAGAGTTCAAGCGAATAAAGATAAACCGATACAAAATAAACCAAAGCCTGAAAAAAACACCGATAAAGCAGATAAAGCCCAAGATAAAAATAAAACTAAAAGCACAGCGATTTATAGCGTGCAAGTGGCTTTATCGCCTGATAAACAAAAAATTGATGACGTGGTGCGTGAGTATCGTGCAGCAGGCTATAAAGTTAGCACCAGCCAGACGAGTCGCGGCATTCGTGTTTTAGTTGATTCTAAAGACTCTTATGATGATGCCAATGCTTTACGCTCTAAAATCGCTGCCGATGATCGCGTCAAGTCAGAAGGGGCTTTTGTCAAAAAAATGGAAAAATAG
- a CDS encoding DUF2726 domain-containing protein, which yields MSDDVWLIGIAVMAFILCLLWLRKKTRPKQEHVKGDDLPIWPFEPMPVMTDSEVLFFKKLQIALPEFLIFSQVQLSRIIEPSEEAGSDRQFWFNRVCRQSVDFVLVRADCQTVLAAIELDDWTHDSVVRQKQDAKKDKALSSAGIPIIRFHASAMPTAEMIRHDVIEVVRRFG from the coding sequence ATGAGTGATGATGTTTGGTTGATTGGCATAGCCGTGATGGCGTTTATTTTGTGCTTATTGTGGCTGAGAAAAAAAACACGCCCCAAACAAGAGCATGTCAAAGGCGATGATTTGCCGATTTGGCCATTTGAACCTATGCCTGTGATGACCGATAGCGAAGTGCTGTTTTTTAAAAAGCTACAAATCGCCTTGCCCGAATTTTTAATTTTTAGTCAGGTGCAGTTATCACGCATCATAGAGCCGAGCGAAGAAGCTGGTAGCGATCGACAGTTTTGGTTTAACAGAGTATGCCGTCAGAGTGTGGATTTTGTGCTTGTGCGTGCTGATTGCCAAACGGTGCTTGCTGCCATCGAGCTTGATGACTGGACGCATGACAGCGTTGTCCGCCAAAAACAAGACGCCAAAAAAGACAAGGCGTTATCCAGTGCAGGCATTCCGATTATTCGCTTTCATGCTTCAGCCATGCCTACAGCTGAGATGATTCGTCATGATGTCATCGAAGTGGTGCGACGATTTGGTTAG
- a CDS encoding c-type cytochrome, protein MKTLPITLLSIAILSLAACSSTNEPAAVKARQDAMQDWRASGDIMKGMIENPDSFDNAAFSEQADLIKNSTATTWSHFHHEADKGGDSLDAVWTDAAGFNQKATEFDAAATQLSKVAKTATSAADVEAAYGELKEACGSCHKVYKKD, encoded by the coding sequence GTGAAAACACTACCCATCACACTTTTAAGCATCGCTATATTATCTTTGGCTGCATGTAGTAGCACGAACGAACCTGCCGCTGTTAAGGCACGCCAAGACGCCATGCAAGACTGGCGTGCTTCAGGCGACATCATGAAAGGCATGATTGAAAACCCCGACAGTTTTGATAATGCTGCTTTTAGCGAACAAGCAGACCTCATCAAAAATAGCACAGCCACGACATGGTCGCATTTTCATCATGAAGCTGATAAAGGCGGCGACTCTTTAGATGCAGTATGGACAGATGCAGCAGGCTTTAACCAAAAGGCAACCGAGTTTGACGCTGCAGCAACTCAGCTGTCTAAGGTCGCTAAAACCGCCACATCAGCCGCTGATGTTGAAGCTGCCTATGGCGAGCTAAAAGAAGCTTGCGGCTCATGCCACAAGGTCTATAAAAAAGACTGA
- the hemF gene encoding oxygen-dependent coproporphyrinogen oxidase, which yields MNNTAIQLETVRQFLVDLQERICTALQSQEQACGIDGGSDATFISDVWTREEGGGGISRVLSDGKVIEKGGVMFSHIHIQHMPASATLRHPQLVGATAEAMGVSLVIHPKNPHVPTSHANVRLFVATPNDGSEPIWWFGGGFDLTPIYPVLSDVVHWHTVAHDLCAPFGKDVYLKYKTWCDDYFYLKHRSETRGVGGLFYDDVNTSSTGWDFDTCFKFMQAVGQGYLDGILPIIEARKNKPYTQHEREFQLYRRGRYVEYNLVYDRGTLFGLQSNGRTESILVSMPPLASWAYRYEPKVGTPEFELTDFYLKPRDWLNLNPDTTCA from the coding sequence ATGAATAATACAGCAATACAGCTTGAAACAGTTCGCCAATTTTTAGTAGATTTACAAGAGCGTATCTGCACCGCCTTACAATCCCAAGAACAAGCTTGTGGCATAGACGGCGGTAGCGATGCTACATTTATCAGCGACGTCTGGACAAGAGAAGAAGGCGGTGGCGGCATTTCTCGAGTGTTATCAGATGGTAAAGTGATAGAAAAAGGTGGCGTTATGTTTAGCCACATTCACATTCAGCATATGCCCGCTTCAGCGACACTTCGCCACCCCCAGCTTGTGGGGGCGACAGCTGAAGCTATGGGGGTGTCGCTTGTTATCCACCCAAAAAACCCACACGTTCCCACAAGCCATGCCAATGTTCGGCTATTTGTTGCCACGCCAAATGATGGTAGTGAGCCGATTTGGTGGTTTGGTGGTGGGTTTGATTTAACACCGATTTACCCTGTGCTGTCAGATGTGGTACACTGGCATACGGTCGCTCATGATCTTTGTGCACCCTTTGGCAAAGATGTTTACCTAAAATACAAAACATGGTGCGATGACTACTTTTATCTAAAGCACAGATCTGAGACTCGTGGTGTCGGCGGTCTGTTTTATGATGATGTCAATACCAGTAGCACAGGTTGGGATTTTGATACTTGCTTTAAATTCATGCAGGCGGTTGGACAAGGCTACTTAGATGGCATTTTACCTATCATTGAAGCTCGCAAAAATAAGCCCTACACTCAGCATGAACGTGAGTTTCAGCTGTATCGTCGGGGTCGCTATGTCGAATACAATCTCGTCTACGATCGTGGCACGCTGTTTGGTCTACAGTCTAATGGGCGTACAGAATCTATTTTAGTCAGTATGCCGCCTTTGGCAAGCTGGGCTTATCGCTATGAGCCAAAAGTTGGCACGCCTGAGTTTGAACTGACAGACTTTTATTTAAAGCCAAGAGACTGGCTAAATCTAAATCCAGACACCACCTGTGCTTAA
- the ribA gene encoding GTP cyclohydrolase II, with protein MLYQFISKAKLPTAHGEFEIHVFENAEGQEHLMLTVGLPTNDDSIIPIVRIHSECLTGDAFSSLKCDCGPQLNAAMRAVQAHGCGAILYLRQEGRGIGLTNKIRAYALQDQGHDTLEANLLLGLPADARTYEMCKEMLDSVGVTKIALMTNNPNKIKELSEYGIDIIERIPLVVGVNKHNQGYLDTKSVKMGHLIDKQWTPTS; from the coding sequence ATTTTGTACCAATTCATCAGTAAAGCCAAATTGCCAACCGCTCATGGCGAATTTGAGATTCACGTCTTTGAAAATGCCGAAGGTCAAGAGCATCTTATGCTGACTGTTGGACTACCCACAAATGATGACAGCATAATCCCCATCGTGAGAATCCACTCAGAGTGCCTAACAGGCGATGCTTTTAGTTCGCTAAAATGCGACTGTGGTCCACAGCTAAATGCCGCCATGCGAGCAGTGCAAGCTCATGGCTGCGGGGCGATTTTATATTTACGCCAAGAAGGTCGTGGTATCGGACTGACCAATAAAATCCGAGCCTACGCCCTACAAGATCAAGGGCATGACACCCTAGAAGCTAATCTATTACTTGGGTTGCCTGCTGATGCTCGCACTTATGAGATGTGTAAAGAAATGCTAGATTCTGTCGGTGTAACCAAAATCGCCCTGATGACAAATAACCCAAATAAAATCAAAGAGTTATCAGAATATGGCATTGACATCATAGAACGCATTCCCTTAGTGGTGGGCGTCAATAAGCATAACCAAGGCTACCTTGATACCAAAAGCGTTAAAATGGGTCATCTGATAGATAAACAATGGACACCAACATCATGA
- a CDS encoding 1-deoxy-D-xylulose-5-phosphate synthase, with protein sequence MPASNTPIKSYTSKVFKQMITTRPLTPILDKVDSPADLKSLSVDELCVLADELRAFLLYSTGVSGGHFGANLGVVELTIALHTVLNTPYDQLVWDVGHQAYAHKVLTGRKDALTSIRSKLGLTAFPERHESIYDAFGVGHSSTSISAALGMSLAARLAGESRRVVAVIGDGAMTGGMAFEAMNDAVQQNADLTVVLNDNDMSISQAIGGFSRHLAKLWQRGLAVDIDKNGNIIMAKRQISTDDRRVRHYLHMANDAFGDISGKLPSKISERLSDAIGGILGKNTPATPLPDKIAEKIADRLCADNLFRAIGFTYLGPFDGHDLPKLMQVFERAQSLSGAVLIHVHTIKGKGFLPAEADPIGYHAIGKLPKSTPTPSVQKPAKKYSDVFGEWLIDTAKADEKLVAITPAMAEGSGMVNFAKVFPKRFFDVAIAEQHAVTLAAGMATNHKIKPVVAIYSTFLQRGYDQLIHDVALQSLDVTFAIDRAGLVGEDGATHAGVFDLAFMRCVPNMIIAAPSDEHECYHLLSACYAHQGAAAVRYPRGAGIGRQIHQHTDELFKIGVSKLIWQTDTWQLASKKLAVLVFGTRLHDALAAAKQLQSSQLGLCVIDMRWVKPLDSYMLDRLLADGVTHIATVEEHQIAGGAGSAVNEYLLQRRASVCIKNIGIHDEFIAHASHAEQLSACKLDEDGIYQHLSSFTSQ encoded by the coding sequence ATGCCAGCTTCCAATACACCCATAAAATCCTATACATCAAAAGTGTTTAAGCAGATGATAACCACACGTCCGCTTACGCCGATTTTGGATAAAGTGGATTCTCCTGCTGATTTAAAATCATTATCAGTGGATGAGCTGTGTGTGCTAGCTGATGAGCTTCGAGCGTTTTTATTGTATTCTACAGGTGTAAGTGGCGGGCATTTTGGGGCAAATTTAGGCGTGGTTGAGTTGACCATCGCCTTACATACTGTTTTAAATACGCCATATGATCAGCTGGTGTGGGATGTGGGACATCAAGCCTATGCTCACAAGGTGCTAACAGGTCGCAAAGATGCTCTAACCAGTATCAGATCTAAGCTTGGCTTAACAGCATTTCCTGAGCGTCATGAGAGTATTTATGATGCTTTTGGCGTGGGGCATTCTTCTACATCTATCTCAGCTGCACTTGGTATGAGTTTGGCGGCTCGCTTGGCGGGTGAGAGTCGCCGAGTGGTTGCTGTGATTGGCGATGGAGCTATGACTGGCGGTATGGCGTTTGAGGCGATGAATGACGCTGTGCAGCAAAATGCTGACCTTACTGTCGTCCTAAACGATAATGATATGTCAATCTCTCAGGCGATTGGTGGATTTTCTAGGCATCTTGCCAAGCTTTGGCAACGTGGACTTGCAGTAGATATTGACAAAAATGGCAATATCATCATGGCAAAACGTCAAATCAGCACAGACGATCGCCGAGTTCGCCATTATCTACACATGGCAAATGACGCTTTTGGCGATATTTCTGGTAAATTGCCTAGTAAAATTAGCGAACGATTATCTGATGCCATTGGCGGTATTTTGGGTAAAAATACACCTGCCACGCCGCTACCTGATAAAATCGCCGAGAAAATCGCTGATAGGCTATGTGCAGATAACTTATTTCGTGCGATTGGCTTTACATACCTTGGTCCGTTTGATGGACATGATTTGCCAAAGCTTATGCAAGTGTTTGAGCGAGCTCAAAGCTTGTCAGGTGCGGTGCTGATTCATGTACATACCATTAAGGGCAAGGGGTTTTTACCTGCTGAAGCTGACCCTATTGGCTATCACGCCATTGGCAAATTGCCGAAATCCACGCCTACGCCTAGTGTCCAAAAACCTGCCAAAAAATATTCTGATGTGTTTGGTGAGTGGCTGATAGATACCGCTAAAGCTGATGAGAAATTGGTTGCAATCACACCTGCGATGGCAGAAGGGTCTGGTATGGTGAATTTTGCCAAAGTATTCCCTAAGCGGTTTTTTGATGTGGCGATTGCTGAACAGCACGCTGTAACGCTTGCAGCTGGTATGGCAACCAATCATAAAATTAAGCCTGTAGTGGCGATTTACTCTACATTTTTACAGCGTGGCTATGATCAGCTGATTCACGATGTGGCGTTACAGTCGCTTGATGTAACCTTTGCCATTGATCGAGCGGGGCTTGTGGGTGAAGATGGGGCGACGCATGCTGGTGTATTTGACCTTGCATTCATGCGATGTGTGCCGAACATGATTATTGCTGCTCCATCTGATGAGCATGAATGTTATCATTTACTGTCTGCTTGCTATGCTCACCAAGGTGCTGCTGCTGTAAGATATCCACGTGGTGCAGGCATCGGCAGGCAGATTCATCAGCACACTGATGAGTTATTTAAGATAGGTGTATCAAAGCTGATATGGCAGACTGACACATGGCAACTAGCCTCCAAAAAGCTTGCTGTGCTTGTGTTTGGCACCCGTCTGCATGATGCACTTGCCGCCGCCAAACAATTACAATCATCACAGCTTGGCTTATGTGTGATTGATATGCGGTGGGTTAAGCCCTTAGATAGTTATATGCTAGATCGACTGCTTGCTGATGGTGTCACGCATATAGCTACCGTAGAAGAGCATCAGATCGCAGGGGGAGCAGGCTCAGCGGTTAATGAATATTTATTACAAAGACGGGCGAGCGTGTGCATTAAGAATATCGGTATTCATGATGAATTTATTGCACATGCAAGCCACGCAGAACAGCTGTCGGCTTGTAAGCTGGACGAAGACGGTATTTATCAGCATCTGTCTAGTTTTACCAGCCAGTAG
- a CDS encoding inositol monophosphatase family protein, protein MEPMVVIASQVARKVGHEILRAHENRHRIDLAVESKGLDGLVTKVDRYAEELAISLLKESYPNHSYLGEEFGLQEGKGYDAEWCWVIDPLDGTKNFVHGLPHFCVSIAAQKNGVTEHGVIYDPVRDEIFCASRGRGATLNQRRITVSDRTTINGGLFTTGHPYEKMVNGVHTSFARQHFASLQAVCEQGGQVRRLGSAALDLCHVAAGRLDGYFEMSLKPWDVAAGELIVTEARGVVVDHRGAPNAMATGSVFACNVKLLKPLMQLVIPTWENALG, encoded by the coding sequence ATGGAACCTATGGTAGTAATCGCATCACAAGTGGCTCGTAAAGTCGGGCACGAAATCCTAAGAGCTCACGAGAACCGTCATCGCATTGATCTGGCGGTAGAATCAAAGGGGTTAGATGGTCTTGTTACTAAAGTCGATCGTTATGCTGAAGAGCTGGCTATTTCTTTATTAAAAGAAAGCTACCCAAATCATTCTTATCTTGGCGAAGAATTCGGTCTGCAAGAGGGTAAGGGTTATGATGCAGAATGGTGCTGGGTGATTGATCCGCTTGATGGCACTAAGAATTTTGTGCATGGGTTGCCGCATTTTTGTGTGTCTATTGCCGCCCAAAAAAACGGCGTAACCGAGCATGGTGTCATCTACGATCCTGTGCGTGATGAGATATTTTGTGCCAGTCGTGGACGTGGTGCGACACTAAACCAGCGTCGCATTACGGTGTCAGATCGCACAACCATTAATGGCGGTCTATTCACCACAGGGCATCCATACGAAAAAATGGTAAATGGTGTGCATACAAGCTTTGCTCGTCAGCATTTTGCAAGCCTTCAGGCGGTTTGTGAGCAGGGCGGTCAAGTACGTCGCTTGGGTAGTGCAGCGTTAGATTTGTGCCATGTGGCAGCAGGTCGCTTAGATGGTTATTTTGAGATGTCGCTTAAGCCGTGGGATGTGGCGGCAGGCGAGCTTATTGTAACTGAAGCTCGTGGTGTGGTTGTCGATCATCGTGGTGCACCAAATGCGATGGCGACAGGTTCTGTGTTTGCTTGTAATGTCAAGCTATTAAAGCCGCTTATGCAGCTTGTGATACCGACATGGGAAAACGCCTTAGGTTAA
- a CDS encoding WS/DGAT/MGAT family O-acyltransferase, with the protein MRVLNVIDALFLLLESRKQPMHVAGLCIFELPANAGDDFISTLIDHIRSSNGQPKFPFNQVLSHLAFWKTDDQFDIDHHFYHVALPKPSGEIELMNYISSEHERKLDKSKPLWEMHFIEGLAPLAEGLPARFGIYIKIHHALADGIAAMRLLTMSLSNSPTQVSDTPFWCLSTRYRNQIDAILPIHKPALQIVKEQFGTIVPVCRQLIEDTKNRKNPYFISTFDAPKSMLNQRIDGSRKLFVRSFAKDGIVKIAKACDVTTNDIILAICSGALRRYLLSQNALPKKPLIAFVPISLRADDSAVGNQISFLLANLGTHKSNPKDRLQIIKDSIGLGKARFSRMSQAQTINYSAVAYGWAGINLATGLFPRKQAFNLIISNVPGPKETLYLNGAKLTEAYPTSVLFDGQALNITFTNFQDRIDFGITACHSVLPNIDGLLDFIETEIQELTSLVHNAYLSQTMSRSDHNQVN; encoded by the coding sequence GTGCGTGTTTTAAATGTCATTGATGCTCTTTTTTTATTGCTTGAAAGTCGTAAACAGCCTATGCACGTGGCAGGGCTTTGCATTTTTGAATTACCAGCTAATGCAGGTGATGATTTTATAAGCACTCTCATTGACCATATCCGATCAAGCAACGGCCAGCCAAAATTTCCATTCAACCAAGTTCTTAGCCACTTAGCCTTTTGGAAAACAGATGATCAATTTGATATAGATCATCACTTTTATCATGTCGCCCTGCCTAAGCCAAGTGGCGAAATTGAACTGATGAACTACATCTCATCTGAACATGAACGCAAGCTAGATAAGTCAAAGCCCCTGTGGGAAATGCATTTCATTGAAGGTCTTGCACCTTTAGCAGAAGGACTACCTGCTAGATTTGGCATTTATATCAAAATTCATCACGCTTTAGCAGATGGTATTGCCGCCATGCGACTACTCACCATGTCGCTGTCTAATTCGCCAACGCAGGTGTCGGATACACCATTTTGGTGTCTATCCACTCGCTACCGCAACCAAATTGATGCCATCTTACCTATCCATAAGCCAGCTTTACAGATTGTCAAAGAGCAATTTGGCACAATTGTCCCTGTATGTAGACAGCTTATAGAAGACACCAAAAACCGCAAAAACCCCTACTTTATCAGCACCTTTGATGCACCAAAATCCATGCTTAATCAACGCATTGACGGCTCTCGCAAGTTGTTTGTTCGCTCTTTTGCAAAAGATGGTATCGTCAAAATCGCCAAAGCCTGCGATGTGACAACCAATGATATTATATTAGCAATCTGTTCGGGTGCATTAAGACGGTATTTATTATCCCAAAACGCCTTACCCAAAAAGCCACTCATCGCCTTTGTACCGATAAGCTTGCGTGCTGACGATAGTGCTGTTGGCAATCAAATCTCTTTTTTATTAGCCAACCTTGGCACGCACAAATCAAACCCAAAAGACAGACTCCAAATCATCAAAGACAGCATTGGCTTGGGTAAAGCACGTTTTTCACGCATGAGTCAAGCCCAAACCATCAACTATAGTGCGGTGGCATACGGCTGGGCAGGAATTAACTTAGCCACAGGGCTTTTCCCTAGAAAACAGGCATTCAACCTAATCATCTCAAACGTCCCAGGACCTAAAGAAACGCTATATCTAAACGGGGCTAAGCTAACAGAAGCCTACCCTACCTCTGTGTTATTTGATGGGCAAGCACTAAACATTACGTTTACAAACTTCCAAGATAGGATTGATTTTGGCATTACAGCTTGTCATTCTGTCTTGCCAAATATTGATGGTCTGTTAGACTTTATTGAAACAGAGATACAAGAACTCACCTCTTTGGTTCACAATGCCTATTTAAGTCAAACCATGAGTAGATCAGACCATAATCAGGTCAACTAA
- a CDS encoding thiazole synthase — MTTSDNPLQNDTLTIGSRTFSSRLLVGTGKYQNLSQTGEAIKASGSQIVTVAIRRTNIGQHQGEPNLLDVISPKQYTILPNTAGCFDADSAIRTCQLARELLDGHNLVKLEVLGDEKTLYPNVSETLIAARVLIDDGFDVMVYTSDDPIIAKELEDMGCVAVMPLGSLIGSGLGLLNRHTLSLIIENANVPILVDAGVGTASDATIAMELGCDGVLMNSAIAHAQNPVLMAHAMKNAIHAGRQAFLAGRMPTRKMAVASSPQTGYFFQ, encoded by the coding sequence ATGACCACATCAGACAACCCCCTACAAAATGACACGCTGACCATAGGTTCTCGCACTTTTTCATCTCGCCTATTGGTTGGTACAGGCAAATATCAAAATCTTTCCCAAACAGGCGAAGCCATCAAAGCAAGTGGCAGTCAAATTGTTACTGTCGCCATTCGCCGTACCAATATCGGTCAACATCAAGGCGAGCCTAACTTATTAGATGTCATCTCGCCCAAGCAGTACACCATTTTGCCTAATACCGCTGGGTGTTTTGATGCCGATAGTGCCATACGCACCTGTCAGCTGGCACGAGAATTATTAGATGGGCATAATTTGGTAAAGCTTGAAGTTTTGGGCGATGAAAAAACACTCTACCCCAACGTGAGCGAAACCTTGATTGCTGCTCGTGTGCTGATTGACGATGGCTTTGATGTGATGGTCTATACCTCAGATGACCCCATCATCGCCAAAGAGCTAGAAGACATGGGCTGTGTGGCAGTCATGCCCCTAGGCAGTCTCATTGGTTCAGGATTGGGTTTATTAAATCGCCACACATTAAGCTTAATCATTGAGAATGCCAACGTACCCATCTTGGTAGATGCAGGTGTCGGCACAGCGTCTGACGCTACCATCGCCATGGAGTTAGGCTGTGATGGCGTACTGATGAACTCCGCCATCGCCCATGCCCAAAACCCTGTCTTGATGGCACACGCCATGAAAAACGCCATTCATGCAGGTCGTCAAGCATTCTTGGCAGGGCGAATGCCAACACGCAAAATGGCAGTGGCAAGCTCACCGCAAACTGGCTACTTTTTTCAGTAA